Proteins from a genomic interval of Ciona intestinalis chromosome 9, KH, whole genome shotgun sequence:
- the LOC100187239 gene encoding cytosolic phospholipase A2 (The sequence of the model RefSeq protein was modified relative to this genomic sequence to represent the inferred CDS: added 60 bases not found in genome assembly): MGYLSSAYGREGMNVDNQLKFHEELRESMSHSLYKFFIDAAHIGLYHSEYSSLKHKYGEPTTFVDFFGYTLGKALLTRKNIDKKLSDLQSYVKDGEVPYPIIVATSLKDGKPANEFYAYMENTPHAVSFPGYNIESEPQKCGSLWDQGFVLRESPELPLHFYMGCTGCAFSILLNSLIKNGGETSKHFLNFVESFREKELIRIEEARKKLKEEEDKEKAGDNTDGLMDFLLYPYKLWKDIRDYNILNHRNAVIERTGKMLNFVKNLGNLELHRLGQAEMKDVRQAEVAENLSTNFIGGTICTDNDVIDICDAGIVQNVCTNAVMDDRRTPDLVLVMDFNAYESDEEFDYMPLLLAWARSGIDGVRFPPVNSEALATKEPQELLIFESDGDDCPTVMWFTLCNKEFRKLRNYEPKSTQDPPDSRWFNDFPVFGEGTSFKTINFSNTPYQFDQLRELMYYNVSKNIDKIKDQIVKAIKRKTRRLANS, translated from the exons atggg GTATCTAAGCAGCGCTTACGGTCGCGAAGGAATGAACGTCGATAATCAGCTAAAATTCCACGAAGAACTGAGAGAGTCAATGAGTCATAGTCTCTACAAATTTTTTATCGATGCTGCGCACATAGGGCTTTACCA CTCAGAATATTCCTCTTTGAAACACAAGTATGGCGAACCAACCACTTTTGTTGATTTCTTTGGCTACACTCTTGGAAAAGCTCTTCTAACCAGAAAG aATATTGATAAAAAGCTTTCTGATCTACAATCCTATGTTAAGGATGGGGAAGTCCCTTATCCGATAATAGTGGCAACCAGCTTGAAAGATGGAAAACCTGCAAATGAATTTTATG CATATATGGAGaacacacctcatgctgtCAGCTTTCCTGGTTATAACATAGAAAGTGAACCACAGAAGTGTGGCTCCCTGTGGGACCAAGGTTTTGTGCTCAGGGAATCTCCAGAGTTACCCCTTCATTTCTACATGGGGTGTACTGGATGCGCATTTTCAATCTTGCTAAACAGTTTGATCAAAAATGGTGGAGAGACAAGCAAACATTTTCTT TTAAAGGAAGAAGAAGACAAGGAGAAAGCAGGTGACAACACTGATGGGTTGATGGACTTCTTGTTGTATCCTTATAAACTGTGGAAGGATATTAG AGATTACAACATTCTTAATCATCGAAATGCTGTGATCGAACGAACtggaaaaatgttaaactttgtaaaaaatcttGGAAATCTTGAGCTACATAGGCTAGGACAAGCAGAAATGAAAG ATGTAAGACAAGCTGAGGTGGCCGAGAATTTAAGTACAAACTTTATTGGTGGAACTATTTGTACTgataatgatgtcatagataTATGTGATGCAG GCATTGTACAAAACGTATGCACCAATGCTGTTATGGATGATAGAAGAACCCCAGACCTTGTACTCGTAATGGATTTCAATGCTTACGAATCAGATGAGGAATTTGATTACATG CCTTTGTTATTAGCATGGGCAAGATCTGGAATTGATGGTGTGAGATTTCCTCCAGTTAACAGTGAAGCTTTAGCCACCAAGGAACCTCAAGAATTGTTGATATTTGAAAGTGATGGCGATGATTGCCCAACTGTTATGTGGTTTACACTTTGTAATAAGGAGTTTCGTAAATTAAGAAATTATGAACCTAAATCAACTCAGGATCCCCCag ACAGCAGATGGTTCAATGATTTCCCCGTCTTTGGTGAGGGTACTTCATTCAAAACAATCAACTTTTCCAACACACCTTACCAGTTTGATCAACTACGTGAGCTCATGTATTACAACGTCAGTAAGAATATAGAT aAAATAAAGGATCAGATTGTAAAAGCCATTAAAAGAAAGACAAGAAGATTGGCAAACTCTTAA